The DNA region ctacAATGGAAGCTGGTGAGATAActtagtgggaaaaaaaatcacttgtttcggggttggagagatggctggcagctaagagcactggctgctcttacagaggaccaaggCTTGGTTTCCACCCACctcgtggctcacaaccgtctaaaACCCAGTTCTGGGGTACCTGGAGCcgccttctggcctcctcagcacATGGtatgcttacacatacacatacatacatacatacatacatacatacatacatacttacgcACAggcaaaaacattcatacacattaaaaaaaatagtctttaaaaaggAGAATATACTACATTGCCAGACAACCTACATTCTATTTCCCAGAACTGAtagagtggaaagagagagaaccagtGCCACAAAATTAtcatctggcctctacatactaccatggcacacacacctccccacactcataaataataataataataataataataataataataaatataataaattaaacaattcctttaaaaagtaaaatgaccAATGATGATAGAGCTCAGCAGTATAATGTCggctagaatcccccagtgaggggctgggggcgtggctcagtggtagagcccctgcctagaattccccagtgaggggctgggggagtggctcagtggtagagcccctgcctagaatcccccagtgaggggctaggggcgtggctcagtggtagagcccctgcctagaatcccccagtgaggggctgggggtgtggctcagtggtagagcactggcctagaatccctcagtgaggggctgggggcgtggcccATTTCCCAGTCCTGAGAAACACAGGCAGCAGGGTTGCTACAACTTTGAAAGCAGCCTGGTTTGTCAGGTCCACCCCCTGAGGGATAGGGATGACTGAACCCTAGTGACGGTTGAACCAAGGTGGATAAGAAACAACCAATAATTAACTATGACTCACCAGGCCCTGGGCTACATCTTCACTTATATGATGTCACCGACTCTCATGCCTGCCCGGTGACATCAGCATTATTAGCATCCCTGTCATCGCCATCTTgcagagggagagagtaaagAATGGAGAATGTAACTTTTACAGACTCCCCCACCGGCCACAGAACCAGTGAAACTCAAGCAGTCTGGTGGTCTGGGAGCTGACTCTCCCAGTGAGTCCACCAGGCTGTTTAATGCCACATTCCTGGTATATGTGGTGGCAGGTGACTATTATCCCAGTGCTTCAGAGGTGCAAACACGAGGATCAGGAATTagggtcattcttggctacatagagaattctagACTACTCAGGGCTACATGAACCCatattctcaaaaaacaaaacaaacaaacaaatgagggCCTCAGAAGATCCCAAAGTGGATAAAGAACTGgctgtgcaagcatggggacTGAGTTTGGGTCCACAGTGTATAAACTGAGGACATGATGAGAAagtacagccagaggcatctggaagagttcaGAGCAGAGAAACTGAACTGAATATGGCCAGCAGATTGGGCAtggacaggagaggagaaaagattgGGAGTGAGAGATGCCAGCAAAGAGAGATggggcaaagaagagagagggatgagggagagaggaCCAAGAGAGAGGGATTGagggagagagaccaagagagagggatgagggagagagaccaagagagagagggatgagggagagaggaccaagagagagggatgaggaagagagagaccaagagagagggatgagggagaaaggaccaagagagagagggatgagggagagagaccaagagagagagggatgagggagagaggaCCAAGAGAGCACATACAAGAATGAGAAGCTGGGAGAGCAGAGCCCCAAGAGCAGGGGGAAGTGTGGGGTAAGGGACAGGGTGAGAAGGGCTGTGAAGAGCTCTTCCTATTCCTATTGCCAGGAGCCCCAGGCCAGTGTGCTCTTTGGTATGCTAATAGACACCACAGATAGCCCTTTGACCCCAGTTTCTTTTGTACCTAACACACAGCAACCCACATAAAGAGTGAGGGTGGATCCCAAGTGATGCCTCTTTCCTTTAAACCCAACTCTCCcggagggagaggcaggctgacCCACGAGATCCAGGCCAGATGAGTCtaaagagttctaggacagcctcgatcacacagaaaacaaaacaaaacgctgCCTGTGGTCTGTGCCTCGAGTCTGAGCGCTGGGCTGGAGGGGTGGGACAGTTGCAGAATGAAGAGGATACTCGGGAGCTCGCTATTCATCCAGCCCGCAGGCTCCAGGTTCGAtgtgccccccctcccccagagatggctcagcggttagaggCACTGATTGCCCTTCCTGtagtactgtcttagtcagggtttctattcctgcacagagcatcaggaccaagaagcaagttgaggaggagagggtttattcagtttacacttcttttgtgtgtgtgtgtttgtttttgtttttctgagacagggtttctctgtgtagccctggctgtcctggaactcactctgtagaccaggctggcctcaaactcagaaatccacctgcctctgcctcccaagtgctgggattataggcgtgcgccaccactgcccagccagtttaCACTTCTACACTGCTGTTcgtaccaaaggaagtcaggactggaactaagcaggccaggaagcaggagctgatgcagaggccatggagagatgtttcttactggtttgcttcccctggcttgctcagcttgctttcttatagaacccaagacttccagccctgaggtggtaccacccacaaggggccctacccccttgatcactaattgagaaaatgccccacagctggatctcatggagccacttcctcacctgaagctcccttctctgtgataactccagcctgtgtcaagttgacacaaaaccagccagtacaagtacCCAGGTTCAAGTTCTAGCACTCACCTGgcactccaagatctgacactctcacacagacatacatgcaggcaaaacattgatacacataaaatagttttttttttaaagcatcaaaagaagaagaaggagaagaagaagaagaagaagaagaagaggaagaagaagaagaagaagaagaagaagaagaagaagaagaagaagaagaagaaataataaagaaaaaccctgtcggagagggagggggagagggagagagaaggaaggaagaaaagaagtgtCAGGGTCAGAAAGATAGTCAGTAGACTAAGGCGCCTGCCACCAAGCCTTTGCTCCCCGGGAGACACACGGTAGAAAACAGCTAGTCTTGCTGGTCGTCTGGAAACCTCCACAGGTGTGCCACTACTTGTGTGTCCCCACAGGTTTCCTTCTGGTTCAGACCAGCTTCAGTTGCTTCCCAATTGCGACACAACAGACCTAACCCCTCCTGGTTTATTCTCAATAAAAAGATGGGGCTGGCCCCAGGGCGCCGCCCTTCAGCCTGCAGTGTTCTGAGCCGGACAGTGGGAACCGCTCCAGCTACCGGTATTACACcgtcatttgttttcttcaactAGAGAAGTTTCCAGATGGGGGCAGAACCTTCCTGGCCCCGCCTGCCCGCCCCCTTTGCAAGCTTCGGGGGAGGAATGCAAAGGGGAGGGGCGGCGAAGGACGGCCCCCTAGACAGTCATTGCCATTAATAGAGACCTGAAGCACCGCCTGCTAAAAATACCCGGCTGGGCACGCATAAAAGCGCAGCTGGGGCTCCGGTCCGCACTTCTCGGATCCTCAGCACAGCCAAGAAGATGACCGAGCGCCACGTGCCCTTCTCGCTGCTGCGGAGCCCCAGCTGGGAACCATTCCGGGACTGGTACCCTATCCACAGCCGCCTCTTCGATCAAGCTTTCGGGGTGCCCCGGTTGCCCGATGAGTGGTCACAGTGGTTCAGCGCCACTGGCTGGCCCGGCTACCTGCGCCCGCTGCCCGCCGCGACCGCCGAGGGCCCCGCGGCGGTGACCCTGGCCGCGCCCGCCTTCAGCCGAGCGCTCAACCGGCAGCTCAGCAGCGGCGTGTCGGAGATCCGACAGACGGCCGATCGCTGGCGCGTGTCCCTGGACGTCAACCACTTCGCTCCCGAGGAGCTCACAGTCAAGACCAAGGAAGGCGTGGTGGAGATCACTGGTGAGTTTCCCTTGTCCCCAGAGGGGACGAAGCTGGCCCAGGCGAGCGCCGTGGTGGcggtggagggtggggtggggtgggggctgaaaCCACGAGGGATAGGACCCTGAAAGATTAGAAATGAGCTCAGGGACCCGGAGTCCCGCGTCATTCTCCCTAGCCCGCTTCTCTTGACCCGGAACGCGGGGTGTAGGTCTCTCTTAAAAGCTCTGTCATCTTCAATGATAAGGACCAACAGCTGGGGATGTGGTTCAGGGCAGAGCCTCGCCTGGAGGCCTTGCGTTCCACCCGCagcacagaaacaaaatgaaggaagACCCAACGCACCTTCTGGATGACCTCATCCCCAAATAAGCCAGGGGCAGGACCCCAGTTAGGGTCCCTAGACCTAGCCGCGGAGGGGGCTTGCACACAGCTTTGAATAGA from Mastomys coucha isolate ucsf_1 unplaced genomic scaffold, UCSF_Mcou_1 pScaffold22, whole genome shotgun sequence includes:
- the Hspb1 gene encoding heat shock protein beta-1, with product MTERHVPFSLLRSPSWEPFRDWYPIHSRLFDQAFGVPRLPDEWSQWFSATGWPGYLRPLPAATAEGPAAVTLAAPAFSRALNRQLSSGVSEIRQTADRWRVSLDVNHFAPEELTVKTKEGVVEITGKHEERQDEHGYISRCFTRKYTLPPGVDPTLVSSSLSPEGTLTVEAPLPKAVTQSAEITIPVTFEARAQIGGPEAGKPEQSGAK